DNA from Candidatus Methylomirabilota bacterium:
GGGGATCAAGAACGAGGAAGGCCCCTTCGATTTCAGGATCGAGTTCGAGGGCCACCTCGATCCGATTCTCTTCCCGCTTCACCACCCGGACGGGAATCTGATCTCCCGGTTGGAGCCTGGTGTGATACGCGGGCAGGCCCGTTCTGGTGAATTCCTCGAAGAGGATCGCTCCTCGATAATCGCCGACTTGCAACTCGAGAAGAACATCTGTCACACCCGTCACGGTGACCTGCAAGGTTTCTCCCACCTTCGGCGGTTCGGTGGGTGCTTCTTCGAAGGAGAGCCAGGTCTGCAGTCGAACACGCTTCCGCTTTCGGAGCTTTTGGAGTCCGTTCCTCAACGCCAGCGCCGCAGCCTCTTGCGTCTTCAACTTGATGGTCGTGTAGACCTGGAGCCCACTGTGGTACACCGCGTAGGTTCCGAATTTGTCCTCGAGATGTTGACGAACGTATTCGACAAAATAGGGAGCGAGATTGTTGCCCTTGGCGAAGGTTGCAGTGGTGAAGGGGAATTTCGTGGCGGCCTCGGCCTGCTCGGCCGTGATGAATCTTTCTTGGACCATGCGCTGCAAGACGTGGTGGCGCCGCCTCCGAGCCCGTTCGGGATGGAGGATGGGGGAGTAGGAGTTCGGTGCCCTGGGGAGGCCGGCCAGCATGGCGGCTTCGGCAAGGTTCAATTCACCGACCAACTTATTGAAATGGGTTTGCGCCGCTGCCTCTATTCCGTAGGCCCCATGCCCGAAATAGATCTGGTTGAAATAGAGTTCCAAGATTCTGTCCTTCGGGAGATCGCGCTCGATCCTCGTGACGAGCAGGGCCTCTTTAAACTTCCGGCCGAGGCTCTTCTTAGGGGTGAAGAAGAGGACCTTGGCCAGTTGTTGCGTAATTGTACTTCCCCCCTCGGCCAGGCAGAGGCAGTTGAGATTGGACCAGAGCGCCCGGGTGATCCCGACGGGATCGAGTCCGTAGTGCTGATAGAATCGACTATCTTCCACCGCAATAATGGCCTCGCGGAGGAAGCGGGGAATCTTGTCCAAAGTGACGAGGATGCGCCTCTGTTCGTAAAAGGAGGCGAAAGGCTTTCCCTGATCGTCGTAAAGGGTGGTGACGAGGCTCGGTTGGTACTCCTCGAGGATGTCAAGGGGTGGGAGGTCTCGGACGTAGGCAGCCACGACCCCTCCGGCAACTCCCGCTCCCATGACGAAGAACAGGAGAACTGCCCACAGGGACCCTTTCAGCATACCTCGGCGTGTCAATGCCATCGTCACCCTTGGAAAGGAGGAGATTCGAAGGTATTATAACAGAGCGCGAGGGCCTGGGGGGAGAGGAAAGCCATGAGGAGCGGGTCATGATAGCCAAGGCGACACCGGGGGAGCAACAGGCCATCCTCACCTCCCGTACCGTGGAAGTGATCAGCCGGGAGGAGCTGCTCCGAAAGCTAGAGAAGCGTGGAC
Protein-coding regions in this window:
- a CDS encoding PBP1A family penicillin-binding protein, which translates into the protein MALTRRGMLKGSLWAVLLFFVMGAGVAGGVVAAYVRDLPPLDILEEYQPSLVTTLYDDQGKPFASFYEQRRILVTLDKIPRFLREAIIAVEDSRFYQHYGLDPVGITRALWSNLNCLCLAEGGSTITQQLAKVLFFTPKKSLGRKFKEALLVTRIERDLPKDRILELYFNQIYFGHGAYGIEAAAQTHFNKLVGELNLAEAAMLAGLPRAPNSYSPILHPERARRRRHHVLQRMVQERFITAEQAEAATKFPFTTATFAKGNNLAPYFVEYVRQHLEDKFGTYAVYHSGLQVYTTIKLKTQEAAALALRNGLQKLRKRKRVRLQTWLSFEEAPTEPPKVGETLQVTVTGVTDVLLELQVGDYRGAILFEEFTRTGLPAYHTRLQPGDQIPVRVVKREENRIEVALELDPEIEGAFLVLDPRDGAIKAMVGGYDFQRSKFNRAIQARRQPGSAFKPFVYATAFDMGLTPASIFEDSPVSYPMVIEDEIFEWAPENYDRKFRGPVTLRQGLEKSINIVAVKLIEQIGVEPVIQTARRLGIKSHLRPEFGLALGASEVSLLEMVSAYGVFATGGHRAEPYAIKKVLDSKGVILEEWFAEPQLVLRPEVAFVLTHVLQGVVERGTGKRVKALERPIAAKTGTTDKASDVWFIGYTPSLVAGVWIGYDIKRSLGPYATSSQLAVPIWIDFAQATLQGAPLEYFQVPEGVVPTLANYRTGDPTTLNDPDAIQEYFIQGTEPQPIPIPVYQPLEFETRRDKPSRPTKIARPTKPSREMPSRTTPQPTTIHRSQ